The Nitrospira sp. genome window below encodes:
- a CDS encoding Ppx/GppA family phosphatase, with protein MPKLAVIDIGTNSIHLVLAEILPDASFKILDRFKDMTRLGNGAFANKRLADEVMVRGLAVLKTLVTLARNKGFDRVIAVATSAVREAENGGDFVAMILEELGLKVRVISGVEEARLTFLGVKNSIALPDGPTLIVDIGGGSVELIVGNREGMLHGVSLKLGAIRLAEHYLTKTPPPESMMQRLEEAVRSHLREAVTAFKTRKFLSLIATSGMAGNIGEVIHLQQTGRPLPQHNLATVSLKDLRAFEATLAESSVKARLAVPGLDPKRVDTLLPATVLLRCLLELSGLNELTLCDKAIREGVIYDFIARHREGLKAERDIPDVRRRNVMRLARRCHAPQAHSLHVAMLALRLFDQTQRVHRLGPQERTWLEYAAILHDVGYLINPRQHHKHAYYLITHSDLAGLAAEEITVIATVARYHRRALPALKHEEFDRLTPRLQRVVKVLASLLRIADGLDRTHFSLVRNIRVQFGKHITIEVQLTGDAEMELWAAKNRADLFEQVFHRQVRFARVLITPDQS; from the coding sequence GTGCCCAAACTTGCCGTCATCGATATCGGAACCAATTCCATCCATCTGGTCTTGGCTGAAATACTGCCGGATGCCAGCTTCAAAATTCTCGATCGTTTTAAAGATATGACCCGGTTGGGGAACGGCGCGTTCGCGAACAAGCGACTGGCCGACGAAGTCATGGTCAGAGGCCTAGCAGTCCTCAAGACGTTGGTGACGCTCGCCCGCAATAAGGGGTTTGACCGTGTGATCGCGGTTGCCACCAGTGCAGTCCGTGAGGCTGAAAACGGCGGTGATTTCGTCGCAATGATCCTGGAAGAGCTCGGCTTGAAGGTGCGTGTGATCAGCGGAGTGGAAGAAGCTCGTCTGACTTTTCTCGGAGTCAAAAACAGTATCGCGCTCCCGGACGGGCCGACGCTGATCGTCGATATCGGCGGCGGTTCCGTGGAGCTGATCGTGGGCAATCGCGAAGGAATGCTCCATGGCGTGAGTCTGAAACTTGGCGCCATCCGTTTGGCGGAGCACTATCTCACGAAGACGCCACCGCCTGAGTCGATGATGCAGAGACTGGAGGAAGCCGTACGCTCCCACCTGCGCGAGGCCGTCACCGCGTTCAAAACAAGAAAGTTCCTCTCGTTGATCGCCACCTCAGGGATGGCCGGCAATATCGGTGAGGTCATCCATCTGCAACAGACCGGACGGCCACTGCCACAGCATAATCTTGCGACGGTCTCACTCAAAGATCTCCGTGCCTTCGAAGCAACGCTGGCCGAGAGTTCAGTGAAGGCGCGCTTGGCCGTTCCCGGCTTGGACCCCAAACGCGTTGATACCCTTCTTCCGGCAACGGTGCTCCTCCGCTGCCTCTTGGAGCTGTCCGGCCTCAACGAGCTGACGTTGTGCGACAAAGCGATTCGTGAGGGGGTGATCTACGATTTCATCGCACGGCATCGCGAGGGATTGAAGGCTGAACGTGACATTCCAGATGTGCGTCGTCGCAATGTGATGCGCCTTGCGCGCCGTTGTCACGCACCGCAAGCGCATTCACTGCACGTGGCTATGCTGGCTCTGCGCCTATTCGATCAGACACAACGCGTGCACCGACTCGGGCCACAGGAACGGACCTGGCTCGAATACGCGGCGATTCTGCACGATGTCGGCTACCTCATTAATCCACGGCAACATCACAAACACGCCTACTATCTCATTACGCATAGCGACTTGGCCGGACTGGCCGCTGAAGAAATCACCGTCATTGCGACCGTCGCTCGCTACCATCGTCGGGCCCTCCCGGCGCTGAAGCATGAGGAATTTGACCGTCTGACACCACGCCTCCAACGCGTCGTCAAAGTGCTCGCCTCGCTGTTACGCATCGCCGACGGGCTCGATCGCACGCATTTCTCTCTCGTTCGGAATATCCGTGTCCAATTCGGGAAACACATCACGATCGAGGTGCAGCTCACAGGCGATGCGGAGATGGAGTTGTGGGCGGCAAAGAACCGGGCGGATCTGTTCGAACAGGTCTTCCATCGTCAGGTCCGGTTCGCCCGAGTGCTGATAACACCCGACCAATCATGA
- a CDS encoding aldo/keto reductase, with translation MPRSERRPDALAGSRQIWGWNLALHPSEFLADQLTLSLDRLGLTTLDVCLLHNPEYYFSEAIHRGDTDQEKLRTEFYARLERAFRYFETQVREGRLRYYGVSSNTAASPSGDPEATSLDRMIQAAQSAAESVGSARHHFQVLQYPMDLFESRAALTANTGPSHSQTVLEYATHNHIAVLVNRPLNAMVGQNRMLRLADLPLDEEPIDFNRHLGELGALEQDYRSSIAPHIEGIGTDLTPTDFFKWSIELQRVRPQIQGLEHWEQIEHRMIAPQVNQVFQRLERSLSGDVAERWTAWRQRYVPIFLTLLRGLRHEATARSRAQADRVTETIDPFLPAPRLASSLSQKALWVLSSTPGVTCVLNGMRTTRYVEDSLSILKWEPLKETTPIYEGMTKLTF, from the coding sequence TTGCCGAGGAGCGAGAGAAGGCCGGACGCCCTTGCCGGAAGTCGTCAAATATGGGGATGGAATCTGGCACTGCATCCATCCGAGTTCCTGGCCGACCAACTGACGCTGTCACTTGATCGTCTCGGCCTGACCACACTCGATGTCTGCCTGTTGCACAATCCGGAGTATTATTTCTCGGAGGCCATACATCGCGGAGACACAGATCAGGAGAAACTTCGCACCGAATTTTATGCCAGGCTCGAACGTGCATTCCGGTACTTTGAAACTCAAGTCAGAGAGGGCCGACTGCGGTATTACGGCGTGTCCTCCAACACCGCCGCATCCCCATCCGGCGACCCGGAGGCAACCTCGCTCGACCGCATGATCCAAGCCGCCCAGTCCGCAGCTGAATCGGTCGGATCGGCACGTCATCATTTTCAGGTCCTTCAGTACCCCATGGATCTCTTCGAATCACGTGCCGCGCTGACCGCCAATACGGGACCGTCCCATTCACAAACCGTTCTTGAGTATGCCACCCACAACCACATCGCGGTGCTGGTGAATCGGCCGCTCAATGCCATGGTGGGACAGAACCGGATGCTCCGACTGGCCGATCTACCGCTGGACGAAGAGCCGATTGATTTCAATCGCCATCTCGGGGAACTGGGCGCGCTTGAACAGGACTACCGAAGCTCCATCGCGCCGCATATCGAAGGCATTGGAACGGACCTCACACCAACAGACTTCTTCAAGTGGTCGATCGAACTGCAACGTGTTCGTCCTCAGATCCAAGGGCTGGAACATTGGGAACAGATCGAACACCGCATGATCGCACCTCAAGTCAACCAGGTGTTCCAACGCCTCGAGCGTAGCCTTTCAGGAGACGTCGCCGAGCGCTGGACTGCCTGGCGCCAACGCTATGTTCCCATATTCCTGACGCTGCTACGTGGACTCCGTCACGAAGCGACGGCGCGGAGTCGTGCACAGGCCGACCGTGTCACGGAGACCATTGATCCGTTTCTACCGGCACCACGTCTCGCCTCCTCACTGTCGCAGAAAGCACTCTGGGTCCTCTCCAGTACGCCAGGAGTGACCTGCGTCCTAAACGGCATGCGCACGACACGGTATGTAGAGGATAGTCTCTCCATCTTGAAGTGGGAACCACTCAAAGAGACAACACCTATTTATGAGGGCATGACGAAGCTCACGTTTTGA
- a CDS encoding VCBS repeat-containing protein: protein MSWTGQNWGEEELRFVADLTGDGKADIVGFGRDGVWTAVNTGGSTFSQPRMALTSFNSQGWHPGQHLRLAADLNGDGRADIVGFGDNDVGIALSNGDGNFAQDKSVLTEFIVNKGWRVDQHPRFVADLTGDGKADIIGFGHDGVWVALNNGSGGFHPAQFVLQERG, encoded by the coding sequence ATGAGTTGGACAGGTCAGAATTGGGGGGAGGAGGAACTCCGCTTCGTCGCGGATCTCACGGGCGATGGTAAGGCGGATATCGTGGGCTTCGGCCGAGATGGGGTTTGGACCGCGGTGAATACAGGCGGGAGTACGTTCAGTCAGCCGCGCATGGCCCTGACCAGTTTCAATTCCCAGGGATGGCACCCGGGACAGCACCTTAGGCTTGCGGCAGATCTGAACGGCGATGGTAGGGCGGACATTGTCGGCTTCGGCGATAATGACGTGGGGATTGCGTTAAGCAATGGTGACGGAAACTTTGCCCAGGATAAATCCGTGCTTACGGAGTTCATCGTCAACAAAGGCTGGCGGGTCGATCAACATCCGCGATTCGTCGCGGACCTGACAGGTGATGGGAAGGCGGACATTATCGGCTTTGGGCACGACGGGGTCTGGGTGGCGTTGAACAACGGGAGTGGGGGATTCCACCCGGCGCAGTTTGTGTTGCAGGAGCGGGGCTAA
- a CDS encoding VCBS repeat-containing protein, with translation MEQHPRFVADLTGDGKADIIGFGHDGVWVALNNGSGGFHPAQFVLQELGYNQGWRVEQHPRFVADLTGDGKADIIGFGHDGVWVALNNGSGGFHPAQFVLQELATTKAGGWSSIRGSSRT, from the coding sequence GTGGAGCAGCATCCGCGGTTCGTCGCGGACCTGACAGGTGATGGGAAGGCGGACATTATCGGCTTTGGGCACGACGGGGTCTGGGTGGCGTTGAACAACGGGAGTGGGGGATTCCACCCGGCGCAGTTTGTGTTGCAGGAGCTGGGCTACAACCAAGGCTGGCGGGTGGAGCAGCATCCGCGGTTCGTCGCGGACCTGACAGGTGATGGGAAGGCGGACATTATCGGCTTTGGGCACGACGGGGTCTGGGTGGCGTTGAACAACGGGAGTGGGGGATTCCACCCGGCGCAGTTTGTGTTGCAGGAGCTGGCCACAACCAAGGCTGGCGGGTGGAGCAGCATCCGCGGTTCGTCGCGGACCTGA
- a CDS encoding VCBS repeat-containing protein: MLQELGYNQGWRVEQHPRFVADLTGDGKADIIGFGHDGVWVALNNGSGGFHPAQFVLQDFGSRSAIRRKVLAWDFVQRKLDLFFNQRQRPLFKVRFHNLGSGDHRHSTVDLLFDDPAKGYTSQLRDGQPKDLGQLEVVFPWAPDPNFHSTGWGICLRGRG; this comes from the coding sequence GTGTTGCAGGAGCTGGGCTACAACCAAGGCTGGCGGGTGGAGCAGCATCCGCGGTTCGTCGCGGACCTGACAGGTGATGGGAAGGCGGACATTATCGGCTTTGGGCACGACGGGGTCTGGGTGGCGTTGAACAACGGGAGTGGGGGATTCCACCCCGCGCAGTTTGTGCTGCAGGACTTTGGTTCCCGATCTGCGATCAGAAGGAAAGTGCTGGCATGGGACTTTGTGCAACGAAAGTTGGACCTATTCTTCAACCAGCGACAACGCCCCTTGTTCAAGGTGAGGTTTCATAACCTTGGGAGTGGCGACCATCGGCATAGTACCGTTGATCTCTTGTTTGACGATCCAGCGAAAGGGTACACGTCACAGTTGCGCGATGGTCAACCGAAGGATCTTGGCCAACTCGAAGTCGTTTTCCCCTGGGCCCCTGATCCAAACTTTCACTCTACCGGATGGGGTATTTGCCTCAGGGGTAGAGGGTAA
- a CDS encoding ABC transporter substrate-binding protein: MDSSGQLRAEGSWGPYSVFTIYPTAYERIRTTGKIRIGTYNVSQVKLESKDSVRKDFCVEPFEPFDGLSVNETNVLCGVIKSMHSSGMPDLKPVVTRYSDIDHKLLLDLKAGELDLAFGNISKAGYRKGNGIHFVEYAPSKPVLLTNDEKKRTEEIGRGDRICAVQGTVYEHVLGEIIRKTPGRYNFVVCQNTIDAVDRL; encoded by the coding sequence ATGGATTCATCTGGTCAGCTGCGTGCCGAAGGCAGTTGGGGACCATATTCCGTGTTTACAATCTATCCGACTGCATACGAGCGTATCAGGACAACTGGGAAAATCAGAATCGGCACCTACAACGTTTCGCAAGTGAAGTTAGAAAGCAAAGACTCAGTGCGAAAGGATTTCTGTGTGGAGCCTTTTGAGCCTTTTGATGGTTTGTCGGTTAACGAGACCAATGTCCTCTGCGGCGTTATTAAGTCCATGCATAGCAGCGGGATGCCTGACCTCAAACCAGTTGTGACACGGTATTCGGACATTGATCACAAATTGCTTCTCGATCTGAAGGCTGGCGAGCTTGATCTCGCGTTTGGGAATATTTCAAAAGCGGGCTATCGGAAGGGGAATGGAATCCATTTCGTGGAGTATGCACCATCAAAGCCAGTACTTCTTACAAATGACGAAAAGAAACGCACCGAGGAGATAGGGCGAGGAGACAGAATATGCGCTGTCCAAGGCACGGTGTATGAACATGTACTGGGAGAGATCATAAGAAAAACCCCGGGGAGATATAACTTTGTGGTCTGCCAAAATACTATTGATGCAGTAGATCGGCTTTGA
- a CDS encoding antitoxin has translation MATRKKTKLFMSGNSQAVRYPREFQLEGDEVEIQPCGNAFVIRPKKQTWQSLLDSLTLFTDDFMEGGRQQPLVRKRKSSFTWR, from the coding sequence ATGGCCACCCGAAAGAAAACGAAACTCTTTATGAGCGGTAACAGCCAGGCTGTCAGATATCCCCGCGAATTTCAGCTGGAGGGCGACGAAGTCGAAATTCAACCTTGCGGCAACGCGTTCGTCATTCGTCCAAAGAAACAGACGTGGCAGTCGCTTCTGGATAGCCTCACCCTGTTTACCGACGACTTCATGGAAGGGGGTAGGCAACAACCTCTGGTCCGGAAGCGAAAGTCTTCCTTCACATGGAGGTGA
- a CDS encoding type II toxin-antitoxin system HicB family antitoxin — translation MTYYTFEIVVEKEADDVGYLAYSPTLPGCFSNGKTIEEAKRNIREAIQQHLQSLLAHQQPIPQNEKLVHVEELTVAVP, via the coding sequence ATGACCTACTACACCTTCGAGATTGTTGTCGAAAAAGAAGCTGACGATGTTGGGTATCTGGCCTACAGTCCGACATTGCCGGGGTGTTTCAGCAACGGAAAAACCATAGAGGAAGCCAAGCGTAATATCCGGGAAGCGATTCAGCAACATCTTCAATCCCTCCTGGCTCATCAGCAGCCAATCCCTCAAAATGAGAAACTGGTGCACGTGGAAGAGCTGACCGTCGCGGTGCCTTGA
- a CDS encoding type II toxin-antitoxin system HicA family toxin: MSRMPQVTAQDLIRFLKSQGFVEERQAGSHLTLRHTGRSVSVTIPVHTGCDIGRGLAVRILKDAGFSVDQYLRQR, encoded by the coding sequence ATGTCCCGGATGCCGCAAGTCACGGCTCAGGACCTGATTCGATTCCTCAAGTCGCAAGGGTTCGTCGAAGAGCGGCAAGCGGGAAGCCACTTGACCCTCCGGCATACCGGTCGCTCTGTATCTGTCACGATTCCCGTGCATACAGGCTGCGATATTGGGAGGGGGTTAGCTGTGAGAATTCTCAAAGATGCGGGCTTTTCAGTCGATCAATACCTTCGCCAACGATGA
- a CDS encoding NAD-dependent malic enzyme: protein MTEIGPYSNYRLTVRLELANAPGIFAKVAALLAEEQANLGAVDLVSATKTRMVRDITFDAQSEEHGEKVVARLGELPDVTVVSASDRIFLLHLGGKIRVGSKFPISTRNVLSMVYTPGVGRVSQAIAKDKSKVYSFTSKSNSVAVVSDGSAVLGLGNLGPEAALPVLEGKVMLFKELAGIDAWPICVNSQDPDEIVRIVQGIAPGFGGINLEDISAPRCFEVEQKLKQTLDIPVMHDDQHGTAVVLLAALTNALRVTGKQLEHVRIVVNGLGAAGTACCRILLAAGASHVLGCDKEGIILYGEAEELRACRTDLRACLTRDRPRGTLRDALKGADVFIGLSVGNMLTADDLDLMVPDRIVFALANPDPEVPPELGLSHAAIFATGRSDYPNQINNALAFPGIFRGALDVQASEINEAMKLAAAQAIAHVIPEGTLSEDYIIPSIFDKEVVPRVARAVATAARAAGVARRRAKPDDPAEFV, encoded by the coding sequence ATGACAGAGATCGGCCCCTATTCCAATTACCGACTGACGGTCCGCTTAGAGTTGGCCAACGCGCCTGGCATCTTTGCCAAGGTGGCGGCGCTACTCGCGGAGGAACAAGCCAACCTTGGAGCCGTCGATCTTGTTTCCGCCACGAAAACCCGCATGGTTCGAGACATCACGTTTGATGCGCAGAGTGAGGAGCATGGAGAAAAGGTCGTCGCTCGTCTCGGTGAATTACCCGATGTCACGGTGGTGTCCGCTTCTGATCGCATTTTTCTGCTTCACCTTGGGGGAAAGATACGGGTCGGCAGCAAGTTCCCGATCAGCACCCGAAATGTCCTGTCGATGGTGTATACCCCGGGCGTCGGTCGTGTCTCGCAAGCGATCGCCAAAGACAAATCTAAAGTGTATTCCTTTACAAGTAAGAGCAACAGTGTCGCGGTTGTGTCCGACGGGTCCGCAGTGTTGGGATTGGGAAATCTTGGCCCTGAGGCGGCACTTCCCGTCTTGGAGGGCAAGGTGATGCTCTTCAAGGAATTGGCCGGAATCGATGCGTGGCCCATCTGCGTGAACAGCCAGGACCCGGATGAGATCGTGCGGATCGTTCAAGGGATTGCGCCAGGGTTCGGCGGGATCAACCTGGAGGACATCAGCGCGCCACGCTGTTTCGAGGTGGAACAGAAATTGAAACAAACGCTCGATATTCCAGTGATGCATGACGATCAGCACGGCACGGCCGTGGTCCTGCTCGCCGCGTTGACCAATGCGCTCAGGGTGACGGGGAAACAGCTGGAGCACGTTCGGATCGTCGTCAACGGTCTGGGCGCCGCAGGGACGGCCTGTTGTCGTATCTTGCTGGCGGCTGGGGCCTCCCACGTCCTGGGATGCGACAAGGAAGGGATCATCCTTTATGGAGAGGCTGAAGAACTCCGGGCCTGCCGGACTGATCTGCGCGCCTGTTTGACTCGTGACCGGCCGCGGGGCACACTCCGTGATGCGTTAAAAGGGGCCGATGTGTTTATCGGGCTTTCAGTCGGCAATATGCTCACGGCCGATGATCTTGACTTGATGGTGCCCGATCGAATCGTGTTTGCCTTGGCCAACCCAGATCCGGAAGTTCCACCGGAGCTCGGGCTCTCCCACGCCGCAATCTTTGCGACCGGACGATCGGATTATCCCAACCAGATCAACAATGCCCTGGCATTTCCCGGCATATTTCGCGGCGCGCTTGATGTCCAAGCCAGCGAGATCAACGAGGCCATGAAGTTGGCCGCAGCTCAGGCCATCGCCCATGTGATTCCGGAGGGGACATTGAGCGAAGACTACATCATTCCCAGTATCTTCGACAAAGAGGTTGTCCCTCGTGTGGCGCGGGCTGTTGCGACTGCAGCGCGTGCGGCCGGAGTCGCCAGAAGACGAGCTAAACCGGACGATCCTGCCGAATTTGTGTGA
- a CDS encoding DnaJ domain-containing protein — MNNAVDAYAIMGVEFGSSLADVTAAFRIKAKQLHPDANNGDRSSEPELRRMLEAYQFLKEYLSLSNIEPMRPPDRPYTPSE; from the coding sequence GTGAATAATGCGGTGGATGCCTATGCCATCATGGGGGTGGAGTTCGGAAGTTCCCTCGCGGATGTCACGGCGGCTTTCCGAATCAAGGCCAAGCAGCTCCATCCCGATGCGAACAATGGTGATCGGAGTTCAGAACCAGAACTCCGCCGCATGTTGGAGGCCTACCAATTTCTCAAGGAATATCTGAGTCTGAGTAACATCGAGCCGATGCGGCCTCCGGATCGGCCCTACACCCCTTCAGAGTGA
- a CDS encoding HRDC domain-containing protein — MDKAHTFTNWSARPLSHEQLAYALEDVTFLLAIHDHLHSRLSKLGRLQWAHEEFSRLESVVGETRREPQERYQRIRGWDQLKPKSAAVLRELAVWREGEAKRRNVPRNRVVRDEVLLQLARHPPRQVDELRNVRGLHSSEADRNGDVLLATIHAALALPSSSWPVLESA; from the coding sequence TTGGACAAGGCGCATACCTTTACCAATTGGAGCGCACGTCCGCTGTCTCATGAACAACTGGCCTATGCGCTGGAGGATGTGACGTTTCTGTTGGCGATTCACGATCACTTACACAGCCGGTTGTCGAAGCTCGGGAGGTTGCAATGGGCACACGAAGAGTTCTCGCGGCTGGAAAGTGTGGTCGGCGAGACTCGGCGTGAGCCGCAAGAGCGTTATCAGCGCATACGTGGATGGGATCAACTCAAGCCAAAATCAGCTGCGGTCCTTCGTGAACTTGCAGTGTGGCGGGAAGGGGAGGCAAAACGGCGAAACGTGCCTCGCAATCGTGTCGTCCGGGATGAAGTTCTGCTGCAGCTGGCGCGACATCCGCCACGACAGGTGGATGAGTTACGCAACGTGCGAGGGCTCCATAGCTCGGAAGCGGATCGCAACGGAGACGTGCTGTTAGCGACCATTCACGCGGCGCTTGCGCTTCCTTCTTCATCCTGGCCCGTGCTCGAAAGCGCGTAA
- the arsC gene encoding arsenate reductase (glutaredoxin) (This arsenate reductase requires both glutathione and glutaredoxin to convert arsenate to arsenite, after which the efflux transporter formed by ArsA and ArsB can extrude the arsenite from the cell, providing resistance.), which yields MADITIYQKPTCTTCRQAVQVLKDSGKPYTTINYYERPFTTSQLKTLLRKAGLAPRDVLRTKEEIYQELGLGKKQLSDDELLDLMVKHPDLIQRPIVEKGDQAILARPADSIKTLL from the coding sequence ATGGCCGACATTACCATTTATCAGAAGCCGACCTGTACCACGTGCCGACAGGCTGTGCAGGTCCTTAAAGACAGTGGGAAACCTTATACCACAATCAACTACTACGAACGTCCCTTTACCACATCTCAGCTAAAAACCCTCCTCAGGAAGGCCGGTCTGGCTCCAAGAGACGTGCTCCGAACCAAGGAGGAGATTTACCAGGAACTTGGCCTGGGGAAGAAACAGCTCTCTGACGATGAACTCCTCGACCTGATGGTGAAACATCCGGACCTTATTCAACGGCCGATCGTTGAGAAGGGGGATCAGGCGATCCTGGCGAGACCAGCGGATTCAATCAAGACACTCCTCTAG
- a CDS encoding Hsp20/alpha crystallin family protein: MALVRWDPFRELEEVSDRLNRMFARPATRSSNGKETMIVADWTPSVDISETEGEYQIKAEIPDVKKEDVKVTLEDGVLTIQGERRHEKEEKGKKYHRIERSYGSFVRTFSLPDVIDEEKVKAEFKEGVLNLSLPKSEKAKPKAIDVKVA, from the coding sequence ATGGCACTCGTACGATGGGATCCGTTTCGAGAGTTGGAGGAAGTCTCAGATCGGTTGAATCGCATGTTTGCGCGCCCGGCGACGCGATCGTCTAACGGCAAGGAGACGATGATTGTGGCGGACTGGACACCGTCGGTCGATATTAGTGAAACCGAAGGAGAGTATCAGATTAAAGCTGAGATTCCCGATGTGAAGAAGGAGGACGTGAAAGTCACCCTCGAAGATGGGGTCCTCACGATTCAGGGGGAGCGGAGGCATGAGAAGGAAGAGAAGGGAAAGAAGTATCATCGGATCGAGCGGTCGTACGGCAGTTTTGTCCGGACCTTCTCGCTGCCTGATGTGATCGATGAGGAGAAGGTGAAGGCTGAGTTCAAGGAGGGGGTCCTGAACCTCTCTCTCCCGAAGTCGGAGAAGGCGAAACCGAAAGCCATCGACGTGAAGGTGGCGTAA
- a CDS encoding PEP-CTERM sorting domain-containing protein — protein sequence MRRYLLAVTLGCMIGLLSPFSQQAEAISVLDFEGLQSLEEVGNFYNGGLGGSGSGPGPNFGVIFSDNSITLQESHPLANFTNPPSAETTVFFLTGTADTMNVPAGFDTGFSFFYSSTTFNGSVTVWDGLNGTGNILATLNLAALGSCGPPDPFCNWEPVGVNFSGVARSVDFSGVANQIGFDNITLESATPGGAAIPEPATIALLGLALLSLAVGAHITRGSHRIF from the coding sequence ATGAGGCGGTATCTGCTTGCAGTGACTTTGGGATGTATGATTGGGTTGCTTTCACCTTTCAGTCAGCAAGCTGAGGCAATTTCTGTTCTTGACTTCGAGGGGCTCCAAAGCCTTGAGGAGGTTGGGAATTTCTACAACGGGGGGCTTGGGGGAAGCGGAAGTGGCCCTGGCCCAAACTTTGGCGTCATATTCTCAGATAATTCCATTACCCTACAGGAATCCCACCCGTTGGCCAATTTCACCAATCCTCCAAGCGCTGAGACCACCGTTTTCTTCCTCACCGGAACAGCTGATACCATGAATGTCCCCGCAGGTTTTGATACCGGATTTTCTTTTTTCTACTCGAGTACAACTTTTAATGGAAGTGTGACGGTATGGGATGGTTTGAATGGAACAGGGAACATCCTGGCCACCTTGAACTTGGCCGCTCTTGGCTCGTGCGGCCCTCCTGATCCATTTTGCAATTGGGAGCCGGTTGGAGTGAATTTTTCCGGTGTCGCCAGATCAGTTGATTTCTCTGGTGTAGCGAATCAGATTGGTTTTGACAACATCACCTTAGAATCAGCGACCCCCGGTGGAGCAGCTATTCCTGAACCGGCGACGATTGCCTTACTCGGGCTTGCACTCCTAAGCCTTGCAGTTGGCGCTCATATAACTAGAGGCTCACATCGCATTTTCTAG